One Jeotgalicoccus saudimassiliensis DNA window includes the following coding sequences:
- the yajC gene encoding preprotein translocase subunit YajC, which produces MELLVTFAPIIVLVLVMYFLMIRPAQKRQKQVQEMQAGLQKGDEVITIGGMHGTVESFDQKHMYLRTDESAVLKFDRVALKEVVK; this is translated from the coding sequence ATGGAATTACTCGTAACTTTCGCACCGATAATCGTTTTAGTTTTAGTTATGTATTTCTTAATGATCCGCCCGGCTCAAAAGAGACAGAAGCAGGTTCAGGAAATGCAGGCAGGACTGCAAAAAGGCGATGAAGTTATTACAATCGGCGGCATGCACGGCACAGTAGAATCATTCGACCAGAAGCACATGTACCTACGTACTGACGAGTCGGCTGTTCTTAAGTTTGACCGTGTTGCACTAAAAGAAGTTGTAAAATAA
- the tgt gene encoding tRNA guanosine(34) transglycosylase Tgt, producing MAIRYEHIKTCKQTGARLGKLHTPHGVIDTPIFMPVGTLATVKTMSPEELADIGSQIILSNTYHLWLRPGNDIVKEAGGLHKFMNWDKPILTDSGGFQVFSLSHRRKITEEGVHFRSHLDGSKLFLGPEGAMDIQHDLGSDIMMSFDECAAIPSTHDYVKKSVERTTRWADRGLNHHIKKGHDKHQALFGIVQGGEYKDLREQSAKDLVAMDFPGYSIGGLSVGEPKPVMYRVLEETVHLLPEDKPRYLMGIGSPDALIEGVIRGVDMFDCVLPTRIARNGTTMTSQGRVVVKNKIYERDFTPLDPNCDCYTCKNYTRAYLRHLFKANETLGLRLTTYHNLYFLLNLMEDVRTAILNDNLLDFKEAFFESYGLNKENPKNF from the coding sequence ATGGCAATTCGCTATGAACATATTAAAACGTGCAAACAGACCGGTGCACGACTCGGCAAGCTTCATACACCGCACGGTGTCATAGATACGCCGATTTTCATGCCGGTCGGAACACTTGCAACGGTTAAGACGATGTCTCCGGAAGAGCTTGCGGATATCGGTTCGCAGATTATTTTATCGAACACGTATCACTTATGGCTGCGTCCGGGTAACGATATTGTTAAGGAAGCCGGCGGCCTGCACAAGTTTATGAACTGGGATAAGCCGATTCTTACAGACTCGGGCGGTTTCCAGGTATTCAGCTTAAGCCACCGCCGTAAAATTACTGAAGAGGGTGTGCATTTCCGCAGTCATCTTGACGGTTCAAAACTGTTTTTAGGACCTGAAGGTGCTATGGATATTCAGCACGATCTCGGCTCTGATATTATGATGAGCTTTGATGAGTGTGCGGCGATTCCGTCGACTCACGACTACGTTAAAAAATCGGTTGAGCGTACGACACGCTGGGCTGACCGCGGCTTAAACCACCACATTAAAAAAGGACACGATAAACACCAGGCGCTTTTTGGTATCGTCCAGGGCGGCGAGTACAAAGACCTGCGTGAGCAGAGTGCAAAAGATTTAGTGGCAATGGACTTCCCGGGGTATTCAATCGGCGGACTTTCCGTCGGTGAACCAAAACCTGTCATGTACAGAGTGCTGGAAGAAACAGTACATCTTTTACCGGAAGACAAACCGAGATATTTAATGGGTATCGGTTCTCCGGATGCATTAATCGAAGGTGTTATCCGCGGCGTCGATATGTTCGACTGCGTGCTGCCGACACGTATTGCACGTAACGGTACGACGATGACGTCACAGGGACGCGTCGTTGTGAAAAACAAAATATACGAACGTGATTTCACGCCGCTTGATCCGAATTGCGACTGCTATACTTGTAAAAACTATACGCGCGCGTATCTCAGACATCTGTTCAAAGCGAATGAGACGCTCGGATTGAGACTTACTACTTATCATAATCTTTATTTTCTGTTAAACTTAATGGAAGATGTTCGAACTGCAATTTTAAATGATAATTTATTGGATTTTAAAGAAGCATTTTTCGAATCTTATGGATTGAATAAAGAAAATCCGAAAAATTTCTAA